The Camelus dromedarius isolate mCamDro1 chromosome 8, mCamDro1.pat, whole genome shotgun sequence genome includes a window with the following:
- the AGT gene encoding angiotensinogen → MAPAGLSLGAAVLCLVAWAGLAAGDRVYIHPFHLLVYSKSSCDQLKRPSVEAPADPTFTPAPIQAKTSPVDEEALWEQLVRATEQLEAEDRLRAAKVGMLLNFMGFHMYKTLSEARSAASEAVLSPVTLFGTLTSFYLGALDPTASQLQAFLGVPGDDQSCTSRLDGHKVLSALQTIQGLLVAQGGASSRARLLLSTVVGLFTDPGLHLKQPFVQGLAPFAQVTLPRSLDLSTDPDLAAEKINRFMQAVTGWKMGKPLTGVSPDSTLLFNAYVHFQGKMKGFSLQPGLQEFWVDNTTSVSVPMLSGTGTFHHWTDAQNNFSVTRVPLSANTCLLLIRPHCASDLRKVEALAFQHDFLTWMKNLSPRAIRLTMPQLTLQGSYDLQDLLAQTKLPTLLGAEANLGQISDANPRVGKVLNSILFELKADEGELPTESALPQAGPEVLEVTLNSPFLLAVLEHESAALHFLGRVANPLSTA, encoded by the exons ATGGCTCCCGCTGGCCTGAGCCTGGGGGCCGCCGTCCTTTGCCTCGTGGCCTGGGCTGGCCTGGCCGCCGGGGACCGGGTGTACATACACCCCTTCCACCTCCTCGTCTACAGCAAGAGCAGCTGTGACCAGCTGAAGAGACCAAGTGTGGAGGCCCCCGCAGACCCAACCTTCACGCCCGCCCCGATTCAGGCCAAGACGTCCCCCGTGGATGAGGAGGCTCTCTGGGAACAGCTGGTCCGAGCCACCGAGCAGCTGGAGGCCGAAGACCGGCTGAGGGCCGCCAAGGTGGGGATGCTCCTGAACTTCATGGGCTTCCACATGTACAAGACGCTGAGCGAGGCGCGGAGCGCGGCCAGCGAGGCGGTGCTCTCCCCAGTGACTCTCTTTGGCACCCTGACCTCTTTCTATCTGGGAGCCTTGGACCCCACGGCCAGCCAGCTACAGGCGTTCCTGGGCGTCCCTGGGGACGATCAGAGCTGCACCTCCCGGCTGGATGGTCACAAGGTCCTGTCCGCCCTGCAGACCATCCAGGGCCTTCTGGTCGCCCAGGGCGGGGCCAGCAGCCGGGCCAGGCTGCTCCTGTCCACGGTGGTCGGCCTGTTCACGGACCCCGGGCTGCACCTGAAGCAGCCCTTTGTGCAAGGCCTGGCTCCCTTTGCCCAGGTCACCCTCCCACGCTCGCTAGATTTGTCCACGGACCCAGATCTCGCCGCTGAGAAGATCAACAGGTTCATGCAGGCGGTGACGGGGTGGAAGATGGGCAAGCCCCTGACTGGGGTCAGCCCCGACAGCACCCTGCTCTTCAATGCCTACGTCCACTTCCAAG GAAAGATGAAGGGGTTCTCGCTGCAGCCTGGGCTCCAGGAGTTCTGGGTGGACAACACCACCTCTGTGTCAGTCCCCATGCTCTCGGGCACCGGCACCTTCCACCACTGGACCGACGCCCAGAACAACTTCTCTGTGACCCGCGTGCCCCTCAGCGCCAACACCTGCTTGCTGCTCATCCGGCCGCACTGCGCCTCCGACCTGCGGAAGGTCGAGGCCCTCGCCTTCCAGCACGACTTCCTGACCTGGATGAAGAACCTCTCTCCCCG GGCCATCCGCCTGACCATGCCTCAGCTGACACTTCAGGGGTCCTACGACCTGCAGGACCTGCTCGCCCAGACCAAGCTGCCCACCCTGCTGGGCGCCGAGGCGAACCTGGGCCAAATCAGCGATGCCAACCCCAGAGTCGGCAAG GTGCTGAACAGCATTCTTTTTGAACTAAAAGCCGATGAGGGAGAGCTGCCCACGGAGTCCGCCCTGCCGCAGGCTGGGCCCGAGGTCTTGGAGGTGACCCTGAACAGCCCGTTCCTGTTGGCCGTCTTGGAGCACGAGTCGGCCGCCCTGCACTTCCTGGGCCGTGTGGCCAACCCGCTAAGCACCGCGTGA